In the genome of Bacteroidales bacterium, the window CGTCATGCGGGAGAATAACTGGCGCACACGCAACCTGGTTTTGGCCGGAAACTTCAACCTGACCAATGTGGATGAACTGTTTAATATTCTCGTCGACCTGGGCCAGTATCCAAAGGAATACTCCGATACGGTGACCATGCTGGAGAAGGTGGGGCATTTTCTGGATAATGAGAACCAGAGGCTCTTTGATCTTTACAAATCCAGGGGTTTTTCAAACAGGGACATCACCGGACAGATCGGGAAGAACCTGGATGTGGCCAAGATTCTGGAAGGAGCCAGCAGGCGTTGGGACGGCGGGTACACCGTGGCCGGAATGATGGGTCACGGGGATGTTTTTGCCATGCGCGATCCCTGGGGGATCAGGCCTGCATTTTATTATCATGACGAGGAAATCGTCATTGTCACTTCAGAGCGCCCGGTCATTCAGACAGCCATGAATGTGGAATTTGAGCAGGTGAAAGAATTGCCTCCGGGTCACGCTCTGGTGGTGAAAAAAAGCGGTGAGATCTCCCTGGAACGTATCAGGGAGGAGCAGGAAAAGAAATCATGCTCCTTCGAACGCATCTATTTCTCCAGGGGAAGTGACAGGGAGATATACAGTGAGCGAAAGAAACTGGGCGAACTTCTGGTGCCCCAGATTCTGGAGGCCATCGATTACGAGGTGGAAGACACGGTCTTCTCCTTTATTCCCAATACGGCCGAATCTGCTTTCTACGGGATGATCAAGGGGATTGAGGATCACATGGTCGTTAAGAAAATGGATGAGTTGATGAAGTTGAAAGGGAAGTGCAGTCCGGAGGATATCCTGAAAGTAATGAAGGAGCGGGCCCGCATTGAGAAAGTGGCCATTAAGGACCTGAAACTGCGGACCTTTATCTCCCAGGACCAGGGTCGTAAAGATATGGTAAGCCATGTCTACGATATTACCTATGGGACTATCCGGCCGGGACTCGACAACCTGGTGATCATCGACGACAGCATTGTCAGGGGCACCACGCTGAAGCAGAGTATTATCAAGATTCTGGACCGTCTGGAGCCCAAAAGGATCGTGGTGGTCTCCTCCTCACCCCAGATCCGGTATCCCGATTGCTATGGCATAGATATGGCCAGACTGGCAGATTTTGCCGCCTTCCAGGCGGCCATCGAATTGCTGAAGGAGAAGGAGATGGAGCATGTGATTAATGAGGTATATAAGAAGTGCGATCAGCAAAGGGGCCTTCCCAAAGAAGAGTATGTCAACTATGTGAAGGATATCTACAAGCCCTTCACCAGGCAGGAGGTGAGCAGGAAAATCGCCGAGATGCTAACGGATCCGGAGGTGAAGGCCGAGGTGACCATCGTATACCAGAGTATTGAAAATCTGCATAAGGCGGTGCCGGATGATCTGGGCGACTGGTATTTCACCGGCGATTATCCTACTCCGGGAGGAAACAAAGTGGTCAGCACCTCTTTCCTGAATTATATTCACGGAATCCATACCCGGGCCTATTAGGCAGCGGTCTGTTTCTTACAGCGACCTTTTTATCTCCGTTTGGAAATATGGAATCGGGTAATCAGTTTCTGGACTTTCAGGTTTCTTCTCCTGATATTCCTGATCTTTTGCAGTTGCTTGGGCACATAATTTAATACATGGCGTTCCACTTTGGCCTTGTAGAGGTCATTGACCGTGATCATGATCCCGGTTTCCTCTACATCACCAAATCCTTTGTTCAGAACCGTGCCAAAAGTTTTCATGGAAGGCGAAAGATTCATATAGGCATTTATAAGGGGCGGAATATTTTCCCCGTATGCCCGCACCTCTTTGGACAGGATTTTATAGTCCTCCGAATAATTCTGACCTTTAAAGATTGCAGTGAGTTTGGCCCTGTCTGTGGCCATTGTCAGAGGTTCTTTGGGAGTAACCAGACCTTCTGTGTCGGGAAAGTGCTTGTTCAGAAAAAAGAGGATCATATCCCTGGCCATCTGATGATAGTGCAGGTACATGGTCACTTTTCCAAACAAATATTTCTTACTGGGATAATCGAGTACCAGGGTTCCCAGACCGTCCCAGAGATTGTCAAGTGCATACAGGCCTTTTCGTCTCAGGGAAGTACTCTGGTACTTGGGTTGAACAAAGGAGCGTCCCAGTTCAATCATATGCGGGACATAGTTTTTTACAAACTCGTCTGAGAAGTTGAAAAGTTTGGAAGTGGCCAGCCTCACTTTTCCGTCTTTAATGCATTTTCCGGGATCACAGATATAAAAACGGTATCCTCCAAGAATGGCCTGCTCATCAGGGTCCCAGACAATAAGCTGCTGGTAGGCCTTCTCGCCGGTATCGAAAGCATCCAGGTCGCATTCCAGGCCTGTACCGCCCCCGGCATTCCGGAAGGATAGTTCCCTGAGCCGCCCGATCTCCCTCATGGTATGGGGGGAATTTTCGGCATTAATGATATAGATTTTATTCCCGGCTTTATTTGTTTTTCGGATCAACCGTTCCTGAGTAAGTTCCGCTTTGAGGGCTTCCAGGGGAACAGGAGGTATAATATC includes:
- a CDS encoding GNAT family N-acetyltransferase, which produces MKDIIPPVPLEALKAELTQERLIRKTNKAGNKIYIINAENSPHTMREIGRLRELSFRNAGGGTGLECDLDAFDTGEKAYQQLIVWDPDEQAILGGYRFYICDPGKCIKDGKVRLATSKLFNFSDEFVKNYVPHMIELGRSFVQPKYQSTSLRRKGLYALDNLWDGLGTLVLDYPSKKYLFGKVTMYLHYHQMARDMILFFLNKHFPDTEGLVTPKEPLTMATDRAKLTAIFKGQNYSEDYKILSKEVRAYGENIPPLINAYMNLSPSMKTFGTVLNKGFGDVEETGIMITVNDLYKAKVERHVLNYVPKQLQKIRNIRRRNLKVQKLITRFHISKRR
- a CDS encoding amidophosphoribosyltransferase — translated: MTDELKHKCGIALIRLLKPLEYYQLQHGSWRYGLEKLYLLMEKQRNRGQDGAGLVSLKLDVPPGNKYFNHLRETGSSAINEIFRKIYSRFGKEEKQHPDTFMDPNWAKTNLPFVGEAYLGHLRYGTFGANNPDNLHPVMRENNWRTRNLVLAGNFNLTNVDELFNILVDLGQYPKEYSDTVTMLEKVGHFLDNENQRLFDLYKSRGFSNRDITGQIGKNLDVAKILEGASRRWDGGYTVAGMMGHGDVFAMRDPWGIRPAFYYHDEEIVIVTSERPVIQTAMNVEFEQVKELPPGHALVVKKSGEISLERIREEQEKKSCSFERIYFSRGSDREIYSERKKLGELLVPQILEAIDYEVEDTVFSFIPNTAESAFYGMIKGIEDHMVVKKMDELMKLKGKCSPEDILKVMKERARIEKVAIKDLKLRTFISQDQGRKDMVSHVYDITYGTIRPGLDNLVIIDDSIVRGTTLKQSIIKILDRLEPKRIVVVSSSPQIRYPDCYGIDMARLADFAAFQAAIELLKEKEMEHVINEVYKKCDQQRGLPKEEYVNYVKDIYKPFTRQEVSRKIAEMLTDPEVKAEVTIVYQSIENLHKAVPDDLGDWYFTGDYPTPGGNKVVSTSFLNYIHGIHTRAY